Proteins encoded by one window of Xiphophorus couchianus chromosome 13, X_couchianus-1.0, whole genome shotgun sequence:
- the hoxa1a gene encoding homeobox protein Hox-A1a: MSSFLDYSVMSGEGGSCSIRAFHSDHGITAFQSCGAAVNSCGADEHFVANRTSPDSLHHQPASYQSSANTLGLSYGAHPACSSSYGPQSFCATYNHYTLNQEVDSGAAFPQCGPLMFSGNLPSSMVPQHRHGYSATPLGQLQYSHAAYGGGLEQAPPYPGGSNPMSPLHAAHLEACCSPLSEGASSAQTFDWMKVKRNPPKTGRSGEYGYAGQPNTVRTNFTTKQLTELEKEFHFNKYLTRARRVEIAAALQLNETQVKIWFQNRRMKQKKREKEGLLPAKAPPAEREEIIPEKMDDAASERSTSSSPSTPSPSSSTVSSTGTDTYASN; encoded by the exons ATGAGCAGCTTCTTAGACTACTCGGTGATGAGCGGAGAAGGTGGCTCATGCTCCATCAGGGCTTTCCACTCGGACCACGGGATTACAGCTTTCCAGTCCTGCGGGGCTGCTGTCAACAGCTGTGGGGCGGATGAGCACTTCGTGGCAAACAGGACTTCTCCTGACAGCCTCCACCATCAGCCGGCGTCTTACCAGTCTTCTGCAAACACGTTGGGTCTCTCCTACGGAGCCCACCCGGCCTGTAGCTCCAGCTATGGGCCCCAAAGTTTTTGTGCAACATATAACCACTACACGCTGAACCAGGAAGTGGACTCTGGAGCTGCGTTTCCCCAGTGCGGTCCATTGATGTTTTCGGGTAACTTACCCTCCTCCATGGTTCCTCAGCACCGCCACGGTTACAGTGCCACCCCACTGGGCCAGCTGCAGTATAGCCACGCTGCCTACGGAGGCGGACTCGAACAAGCACCCCCTTACCCTGGTGGCTCAAACCCTATGTCACCTCTGCACGCAGCTCACCTGGAGGCTTGTTGTTCACCTCTGTCGGAGGGCGCCTCCTCTGCGCAGACTTTCGACTGGATGAAGGTCAAGAGGAATCCACCGAAAACAG GACGATCCGGGGAATACGGTTACGCAGGTCAGCCGAACACTGTCCGGACCAACTTCACCACCAAGCAGCTTACAGAACTGGAAAAGGAGTTTCACTTCAACAAGTATCTGACGCGGGCGCGCCGCGTAGAGATCGCGGCCGCGCTGCAGCTGAATGAGACTCAGGTAAaaatctggttccagaaccggAGGATGAAGCAGAAAAAGCGTGAGAAGGAGGGGCTGCTGCCGGCCAAAGCTCCCCCCGCAGAACGGGAGGAAATCATCCCGGAGAAAATGGACGATGCAGCATCTGAGAGGTCGACCTCGTCTTCCCCCTCTACTCCCTCCCCCTCATCCTCCACCGTGTCTTCGACGGGCACTGACACTTACGCCTCCAACTGA